In Capra hircus breed San Clemente unplaced genomic scaffold, ASM170441v1, whole genome shotgun sequence, one DNA window encodes the following:
- the LOC108635125 gene encoding putative protein FAM90A13P, with protein sequence MAGQYGWLRACRLFQDQKVRKQNPGPGRQMAPQPQDKDSMVKCKDCGAFGHTARSLRCPMKRWQGALVPLPLGSRFGKENLAWKLQDPPTPGSPNAAEREEEERQRKEEQQRKLLQRFPRRPRARQPQSWKEEPEPGLCLRHPNMPLLIHTSRRKSFQDPDHPRGSPTRKDEVKSSLPAVSLIGRNAAPASKGSVEAPGKRCAQTPSLTCVNPAKKPRLSPVQTPQHSTPTADLGAFLNLPPPPSTPGRGSRVAFHASRETPAQGQRFDLQPPADRSPSRSVCGLPAAHPPPISIRVRAQPLRMRFLRDAEGCWSCHYMAPPSPRPAELPAPPAQSPSVEREPEGLAVPGPRSVLYDDLLVSSSSEESDWDADTSGN encoded by the exons ATGGCTGGTCAGTACGGATGGCTGAGAGCCTGCCGACTCTTTCAAGACCAGAAAGTGAGGAAGCAAAACCCGGGTCCTGGGAGGCAGATGGCTCCCCAGCCACAGGACAAAGACTCTATG GTGAAGTGTAAGGACTGTGGAGCCTTTGGGCACACAGCAAGGAGCCTCAGGTGCCCCATGAAGCGCTGGCAAGGGGCGCTGGTGCCCCTGCCCTTGGGGTCCAGATTCGGTAAGGAGAACCTGGCGTGGAAGCTGCAGGACCCACCGACCCCAGGGAGCCCTAACGCggctgagagagaggaggaggaaagacagAG GAAAGAGGAGCAGCAGAGGAAGCTCCTGCAGCGATTTCCCAGGAGGCCCCGTGCTCGGCAGCCGCAGAGCTGGAAGGAGGAGCCGGAGCCCGGCCTCTGCCTGAGG CACCCAAACATGCCCCTGCTTATCCACACATCCAGGAGGAAATCCTTCCAGGATCCAGATCACCCAAGAGGGTCACCCACCAGGAAAGATGAAGTGAAATCCAGCCTCCCCGCAGTGTCTCTCATCGGCAGGAATGCGGCCCCGGCCTCCAAGGGCAGCGTCGAGGCTCCAGGCAAGAGATGTGCGCAGACCCCCAGCCTGACATGTGTGAACCCCGCAAAGAAACCTAGACTCAGCCCCGTCCAGACCCCCCAGCACAGCACTCCCACAGCAGATCTGGGGGCCTTCCTGAATCTCCCTCCTCCACCCAGTACACCTGGACGTGGATCGAGAGTGGCCTTCCATGCATCCAGGGAGACACCTGCCCAGGGGCAACGCTTTGACCTCCAGCCTCCCGCGGACAGATCTCCCTCCAGGAGCGTGTGCGGGCTCCCCGCAGCCCACCCGCCGCCCATCAGCATCCGCGTTCGGGCCCAGCCTCTCAGGATGCGCTTCCTGAGAGATGCTGAAGGCTGCTGGAGCTGCCACTACATGGCGCCCCCGTCTCCGCGGCCTGCGGAGCTGCCAGCCCCTCCTGCTCAGAGCCCGTCCGTCGAACGGGAGCCCGAGGGCCTCGCTGTCCCCGGGCCCCGGAGCGTCCTCTACGATGACCTCCTGGTGTCTTCTTCCTCCGAAGAGAGTGACTGGGACGCAGACACCAGTGGCAACTGA